The genomic DNA ataattagatTTAAATCGTTCCAATAGAATAAATCAACGAGTAGAGTGCTAGCCTAGCCTAATTAAATTGTTATGTAATCCTTTAATTCTATAatgtataatatttaatgatattagttaaatatattcaatatgaattaagtatttataattaaaaaattattttattattttagatattaattaaaataaacatatattagtAATGTACCTCGACCATATGAATTTCATTTACTTATTGTTTAAGATTACTTCGAAACCAAATTTTTctgaaagaatttttaaaagaaaattgattaaacaaacagaaattaaaaattattattaactaataaaaggTCTTATTTTTAGTGTTAACTGTGTAATATGtcaagattttaaattttgatgtatttttcttggtttcATCCTTTTACTTTAAgaatactatttatatttaatatattaatgtcaTTCTATCATATAATTGAGTAAGACAAGTATATAATCAATTGAAACATTCTATTAATGATATActgatattatttaataatatcaagtttgattcttttatattaaataatatctttataaaattatggatcattttattaatgtatttataaacaaatatattcaaACTTATGAATTGTTTTCTTAATgtggttataaaaaaatatatttaaaattatgtataatttgatGAGTAATCAAGATCATGCATGTTCGATATATACTGCatagatattaatttatagGAAAATGTACAGTCTCATTATGTttgtttgatatatatgtattgttaatcttactttaaaatgttatttcaaaattcaaagtaaataCTAAAAACATATGCATgtagtttaaaaatagaaacatatgcatgtaatttaaaaatagaaacatatgTATGTGAAGTGCTACTAAACTATAGTGgacgaaaaaataaaaaactagtatttcatatttttaagcaaatgattaattaattatgccaAAACTCAAAGTTATTGAGTGAAAtgacaaatattaattaatatatgctaaataaatacttatgtaaaatttaaaaaaattatcattaactaCTAAATCTATGTTAGAAatagttttaagtttaaatattattaacaatagattatttattttatatgtaaaatatatacaaattatctTTCAAacaattactttatttattgagttttataatattaaaatataatttttttttacatttaataaatattaccgatAGTTAACTATTGCatagttaatatattttttatttttttatacacataaatataaattaatattttgggttcatcttaacttaatatatttatatcaattatttatttttttgtttatatttaattttttaacttaatatatttttaatcttaatatatatattaaatttgttatatattttggagttttttagttttgtagtttcttttattttgtcacttaacatattttttatatatttttaattagagatggatttagagaggggaaaaaatccgtctctaatttgagacggattaatATTCGTTTCTAAGTCCGTTTCTAATTTGACACGgttaaatccgtctcaaaatccatctctaatttgagactgattttgagatggaaaaaaattcttctttaattagagacggattttaaTCTGTCTCTAAAtatgtctcaaatttgagacgaatttttttccgtctcaaaattcgtctcaaattagagacggatttttccccatctcaaaatccatctcaaaataaTCCGTCTCagaaaaaattcgtctcaaaaatctgtctctaaattgttgttttcttgtagtgttttcAAGCATTTTTTGATACTGATTGGGGATCTTGTTTAGAGTACCAAAAATCAACTACtggtttttgtatttttcttagaGATTCTTTGGTATCATGGAAGGCTAAGAGGCAAAGTATAGTCTCACATTCTTCAGTTGAGGTTGAGTATAGAGCCTTTGCGTCTACTGTCGGTGAGTTAGTTTGGATTACTCAGTTACTATCAAATTTCAAGATTGTTTCTTCATCccctgcttgattattttgtgataattaaGTCGTTGTTCATATTGCTATTAACTCAATTTTTCATGAACGTACGAAGCACAGTGAGCTGAACTACCATTTTGTTCGGGACAAGATTTCTGATGATTTTATTAAACTTCTTCCCATATGAATGTAGCATTAGTTGACAAATACATTAACTAAGCTTCTACCGGTAGCGAAGGTTATCTCTTTTGTTATCTAAGATGGTAGTTCTTGATATCCACAGTCTATGTCTAGAGGGAGAGTAACAAATATCCTACGTGTATCTGTTGTATTGGTTTATTAATTTGTACGGTTAGTGTGGTTAGGTTAGTAGTAATATAATTAGAGCAGGTGTCATTGTCTATTTAAACACCACATGTTAGCCTTTTTGATAAAATGAAGGTATTCTTTTCACCTTCGTTCATTAATAACTTTAGAATGGAAGAAGCATAGAACATTTGACTGTATTTACGGAGGCACAACTAAGGGGTCTTGCTCCCTGCAAAGAATGCCAATGGTCCAACTATGGCGGCATTGACGTAGGTGGCTGGCTCAGAATGGCTATAGTCGGTGCGATCGTCGGAGTAGCCATCGCTCTCGTTTGGGCCGCCGACTATGGCTCCGACCAAAACGTTCGGGTTGGGGTTCAGAGAGTAGAAGAAGGGATGAAAACCACCCTCGCAACCGAAGGACTCCGAGTGGGCCCTCACCGAGGGCAATGAGGATCCCCTATGGTGAATTCTCTGCGGATAGTGTGTTCCAAATCCAACCATGTAGGACAGCTTCAAAGGGTTTACCCCTAAAATGTAGTCCACCTGACTCTTGGCTAGGGTCCTAAGGGTAGAGGAGGACACGGGCAAATTCCCACAGCTGAAGGTGTGCTTTGAGGATGCCATGTACTTGGCATAGGTTGTAAGCAAGAAGGTTATGGATGTCACATATTGCAGATTGCTTTCGCTTAGCTTGAACATTAATCCTCCTGCATGAGCAGCACACGTCCgttactaataataatatcgACACAAATTACATAAactatataagtatatatatatatatatatatagaacttAATTAGCatttataacaaataataataataagaattaaGAATCACGTACGTACGTACCCTGTGTATATCGTGTACTTGAAGAAGGAGAGTTGGGAAGGATTCGGCACATGAAATCTTCTGCTTGATGGCTGAAGGGTTCAAAATTCTTGTCGTTGTCCACCAGATTTCTCTGtgtaaagaataataataaaagatttaaaattataattaatgcaAGAAGCTTCCTATATGAAAAATCATCAGTGGCGTCGAGTCGATGATGCTCTGTTTAACTTACCCTTGCTAGGAGCACACTGGCACCTGCATACTTGTTGTCCCAACTAAATATATCTGGTGCATCGTTGGCTCCTAAagattttatgaaattgaaataataaacgTCGTTTGTTGCTCTGAAAAGCCACGCAGCTCCCCACACCAACTCATCCTGCAGATAGAGAGAGATGATTAAAAGTAAGAGACACGTGTAAATGCCTTCACCCTTAAACCCGACATGTCACATGcccccaaaaacaaaaagaaaagcttCTCATCATCGAAGAAGACTCGGGCTTGAGACTTTTTCTTGACCTATAACCTACATGTGATGGATTGTGCATACCTTATACCCAGAATAGGAGCAATAAAATGGGCAAGCCGCAGGGCCGAGTGAGTCACTATAGGCGCCTCTATATTGAATGGCAAATTGCATGACATTTTTGGCAGTCCGCAATAAAGTTTTTGAGTACTTGGGATCAATCTTGCGGAAGACCATGGAGGCGGCGGCGAGGGCGGCGGCGGTCTCCCCGGCGACGTCGGAGCCCGGATTACTTGCAGAGACAAAGTAGACGGACCGGACGGTGTCCATGTCCTCCGGCCGTTCCCAACACTTGTGATCGTCATTCGGGTCGCCGACGCCGACGTAGAGCTTTCCGGGAGTGGCGGTGGCGCATTTCAGAAGGTAGTCGGTGGCCCATCGGATGGCGGCTCTTGCGTTTCCCAACTCGCTGCCCATCTTCTTTCCATACTCCAGTGCCCCCCATGACAGCATGGTAGTGGTGAAGGCCATCGGAAAGTTGAATTTTACATTGTCTCCGGCGTCGTAGTATCCTCCCGTTAGGTCCACCTGCCTCACATAATCCACATTTTAATCACATACataaaaccaaaagaaaatgattttggGTTTTCGATTTTCATTTTTCGAATGCAGttcttcacttttctttttattggaTTAATTAACGAGTCAAATCAAACAGattgataataaaatagaaCAAATTAAGACGTAAAAATTGACAAAACGATACGTACTTGGGCTAATCTGCCATCCGATAGGCCGGAACTGGACCTCCAAGTgatctgctgctgctgctggccCCTGGGCACCGTCCCTGATCTCTGGCCCTGGAAGAACAAAATGGACTTCGCCAAGGCTTCTCTGTAGTTAATGGGGTTGGCTTGCCCATGAGTTGCCAGCATCACCAGGGCAAGGGCAAGGGCAAGGAAAGCTGCCCATCTCAAAGCCATTGATTTTATGCTTAACTAAAAGACTAGCTTGCTGCTTGTATCAATGGCCAGCTAGTATTTGGGAGGTGACTAATTTGCATTAGCGTATGAGCTTTATATAGGGCTCGTGGGATCCAATTCTCCGCGACGCTAAATTAGGCTTTTTGATCACCCAATTAGTTTCTTTGGTAATAATTAACTTAGCCACTTTGTTTACTCTAGT from Diospyros lotus cultivar Yz01 chromosome 4, ASM1463336v1, whole genome shotgun sequence includes the following:
- the LOC127799008 gene encoding endoglucanase 9-like, with amino-acid sequence MALRWAAFLALALALVMLATHGQANPINYREALAKSILFFQGQRSGTVPRGQQQQQITWRSSSGLSDGRLAQVDLTGGYYDAGDNVKFNFPMAFTTTMLSWGALEYGKKMGSELGNARAAIRWATDYLLKCATATPGKLYVGVGDPNDDHKCWERPEDMDTVRSVYFVSASNPGSDVAGETAAALAAASMVFRKIDPKYSKTLLRTAKNVMQFAIQYRGAYSDSLGPAACPFYCSYSGYKDELVWGAAWLFRATNDVYYFNFIKSLGANDAPDIFSWDNKYAGASVLLARRNLVDNDKNFEPFSHQAEDFMCRILPNSPSSSTRYTQGGLMFKLSESNLQYVTSITFLLTTYAKYMASSKHTFSCGNLPVSSSTLRTLAKSQVDYILGVNPLKLSYMVGFGTHYPQRIHHRGSSLPSVRAHSESFGCEGGFHPFFYSLNPNPNVLVGAIVGGPNESDGYSDDRTDYSHSEPATYVNAAIVGPLAFFAGSKTP